The window AGCAAGTACCTCGTGTTGTCGGTACAGCAGCCCGACCTTTTGGAAATCCAGAGGGAGATCGTAGATTGACGAGCCATATACTGGATTTGTTCGGGAACATACCGCAGCGTCCTAGCCGTTCACAACCTTTTTTCGATACAAGAGCAGTACTAGAACTGGAGATAACCTGCAAACCATTCCAATACGGCTATCGGAAGTTCATGTTCGGGATTGAGATGAAGGTCGGTCCTAAACGACTGTATATCGTCCAAAGGTTAAGAGAATTTCTTGATCATATTGAGCGGAGAGAAGCCTATGTATTTTCAAAGCATTTCACCTACGACCCTAAGCTCCATAGTTTTCAAAAAGAAGATGATGCGGTCATTCGGCAGCTCATCGAAATTTATCGCAATGAGCAGATGTACCTTGAGACTTCAACTACGTACTCCGTTCGTGCGAATTATTTGAGTGGCGATCGGATGCTTCTGGTTCCTCCGTTCTCATGGACAACCTTTCTTCCTGCGCTTACCGAGGCTAAGTCTGTAAAACTTGAGCAGCATGACCGCACATTCGATGGAATCCGTGTATCCGATGAACCCATCCCGCTCCACTTTGAGTTCGACCAAACAGAGGCCGAAGACTTCCAATTGGATGTCCAAGGTCTTGAAAAGATTACGGTTATGGAATCGTATGGGATTGTCCTTTCCGAAGGAAAGCTGATGCACATGCAAGCCGAACCGTGCAAGCGTCTTTCGGAGCTAAAGCAAATGCTCGAAAACTCCAGCAAGCACCAAATTCAGATTCCGCCCGCGCAAATGGAACCTTTTATGGAAAAAGTGATTCCTGGCCTGATGAAGCTAGGCAGTGTCCATATCGCTGGGGCCATTTCCGACCGCATTATGCGAACGCCGTTAAAGGCTAAGTTGTATTTGGATCGAGTGAAAGATCGACTGCTTGCCGGTCTGGAGTTTCAATACGGCGATATTGTCATTAACCCGCTAGAAGGCAATGAACAGAGACGCGGAACCGACCGCATTCTAATGCGAGACGGAGATCAGGAGCGACGAATTCTGGAGCTTATGGAGCAAAGTCCCTTCGCGAAGACGGAGGGGGGATATTTCATGGATAGCGAAGACGAGGAATACGAATTTCTGTACCACATCGTTCCGCAGTTGGAGAAGCTGGTGACTGTTTATGCCACATCTGCCGTGAAAACAAGACTTCTAACAGGACATGTCCCGCCGCGAGTTAAGGTTGATGTGGATGAACGAACGGATTGGCTGGAATTCAAGTTCGATATGGAAGGTATTCCTGAATCGGAAGTCCGCAATCTGTTGAAATCCCTTGGGGAGAAACGCAAATACCACCGGCTGCCGGATGGAGCGTTACTGCCGCTCGAAAGCGTGGAGTTTCAGGAAATTGTCCGCGTCATGAACGAAATGGGCATTACCAAGGAGGACGTGAAAGCAGCAGAAATTCGCCTCCCATTAGTCCGCGGGCTCTATTTGATGGACTCTGAGAGGCAAGGAAATACGGTTAAGCTGGGCAGAACATTCCGCCAGTTACTAGAAAACATGCGGAATCCGGATAATCTGGATTTCACGGTGCCGGCCAGTCTGGAAGCTGTTCTTCGGGATTACCAGAAGTATGGCTTCCAATGGCTGAAGACGCTGGCCCAGTACAGTTTCGGCGGCATCTTGGCAGACGATATGGGCCTAGGTAAAACCATACAAAGCATCGCTTTTATTGTCTCTGTGCTGCCCGAGATCAGAAAGCAGGCGCTGCCGGCGATTATTGTTGCTCCTGCTTCTCTCGTATACAATTGGCTCAATGAGTTGAAGAAATTCGCGCCAGAGATTCGGGCCTCCATTGCCGATGGGAGCAGAGAAGAGCGCAGCAAGATTCTGAAACATGCGTCACAAGTGGATGTCCTCATAACCTCATACCCGCTTTTGCGTAGGGATATCGACCTGTATACGGAGCAATCGTTCCATACGCTTATTTTGGATGAGGCGCAGGTGTTCAAGAACCACACCACACAGACGGCCCAGGCGGTGAAGGAGATTCAGGCCCAATACCGTTTTGCCCTTACTGGAACTCCAGTGGAGAACAGGCTTGAAGAACTTTGGTCCATCTTTGACGCGGTGTTCCCTCAATTGTTCCCCGGGAGAAAGGCATTCAATGACTTATCCCGTGAAAGTGTAGCCAAGCGGGTCCGGCCGTTTCTGCTGCGCAGGTTGAAGTCCGACGTGCTGAAGGAACTACCGGAGAAGATCGAGTCGCTGCAAGCTTCCGAGCTGCTGCCGGAGCAGAAGAAGCTGTATGTCGCCTATTTGGCCGAACTACAACAAGAAACACTGAAGCATCTGAACAAAGACAGCTTTAATAAACATCGAATAAAAATTCTGGCCGGCTTGACGCGACTTCGCCAGCTATGCTGCCACCCGTCTCTGTTTGTCGAAGATTATGCCGGAAGCTCGGCCAAATTCGAGCAGCTCATGCAGATTATCGAAGAATGCAGAAGTGCCGGCAAGCGGGTGCTGATATTCTCGCAATTTACAGCAATGCTGGGAATGATCGGGCGAGACCTAGGCTATCAAGGGGTGCCGTATTTCTACTTAGACGGTAAAACCCCAACTGCCGAACGTGTAGAGTTGTGCAACAAATTTAATGAAGGCGAGCGAGACCTGTTCCTCATCTCATTAAAAGCTGGCGGTACTGGACTAAACCTTACTGGTGCCGACACCGTTATCCTTTACGACCTATGGTGGAACCCTGCTGTGGAACAGCAAGCAGCCGACCGTGCACATCGTATCGGGCAGAAGAAGGTCGTGCAGGTGATTCGCCTTGTTGCGCAAGGCACCGTAGAGGATAAAATGTTTGAGCTCCAACAGAAAAAGAAGAACATGATTGATGAAGTGATTCAGCCGGGTCAGGAAGCATTATCCGCCTTGACGGAGCAAGAAATTCGGGAGATTTTGATGATAGGATGATTACATGGCAAAAAGAAGGGCAATCCCAAGGTCATTGTAAGATGATGGAGGATGCCCATCTTTCGTCTATTATTAGTATGATGGGTTACTTAGCTGCTATTTCAACGCTCTGCTTCCAAATGATCCTTTCACCTATACGTATAACAACATTCAATTGGTGAGTTCCGGCTGCCAGCGGTCGAGATGCTTTCAAGCTAAACAAAGCAACTGACGAATCACTAGCATCTGGCTTGTTAACGATCCCTTCCGTTTTGGAAACATGTGCGTCTCCACCTTGGTCTCCGTTCTCTATGAACATCTGAAGCGGCATCTGTCCAGACTTATAATCTTCCCACTGGTCCAATCATAAGCAAAGGCTTGTAATTCTAGATGCCCCTTCTCCGCCTGGGTCGGGAGTTCTCCTAACGTCACATTATAATTCTTCTCAAACAAGCTGTATTCTTTCCCAGCAAATACCTGCATTAATCCAAAAAGCGCTTGAGCGTCTTTCAAATGAAGATACCAGCTATCGCGGGAATGACGCGGCATCTCTGCCAATTGAACACTTTTATCCTTAGTACCGTGCCAATAAATCATCGCATTCTTAGCTCCAGCTTTCAGCTCAAAAGAGTAGTCATCCTTACTCAAAGTGACAGCGGCGGTGCCCTGTACCTTTTCAACTTTGTATTGAAAATGTTCGGCAAGCTGGATGACATCCAAATAAGTTTGACTATTATCCGTATACCCAATCCGCTGACCATTGTAAAGCTGCAACCCATTATTCGCGGCAGGGGCAATTCCTAAGCTATTCGTGTTTATTTTTGAAATATGAGATACCGTTTGTGTATCTTCATCCCATATTGTATCTTGCCCCCAGTATGGAATCCATCCGGATCGCCCATCAACATGAGCTTTCAGCCACACGGGCCCGCTGTTGGGTGAATTCCAAACCTCTGTAACCTCCACCGTCTGATCGCGAAGCAGTAATGTTGATGAGCTGAACGGAGTTTCCGGGTAGCGCTGTAGTTCCCTTGGATCTTTAACTAAGACTTTCCAATGAACAGGTATTGCAGCTTCAGGCTCGCCAACATGTTTGTTTATCCATCCTGTCCCTTTAGAAGAACGTACATGGTACCAAGTACTGTTGTACCAGATCGGATAAGGGCCTCTCCCCGTATATAGTCGCTCTTCTATTTTCTCAAAAACGGTTACCGTTTCACCTGCTATAACGGCATCTTCCTTCTTCAGTCCATCCCATACATCATGAATAAGCGGCTTTTCACGCACGATATCCATGGTTTCATTCGTACTCAGGATTGGGACTCCCTTTTCACGCGTCCACGTGGTCCCTTGATCCGTTTGAACTTCGAATGCACGATCATAGATGGTTGTGAACTCCCTTGCGATCGTGTAATCGCCTGCCTTGGAGTTTGACCAATCTTGCTTCTGCTCGCCAATCCCCATAGCCGTTCCAAGATCACTATTGGACGGTAGCCCATAATAATGCGCTTTTCGCTGCACCTTATGTACAGTACCTATTTGATTGACGGGTATATGCGCCCAGAGATCACCTATCCAAGTGGTATGTACCTTAATCCATGCTTTACTGGTGGGGTCGTTCGTATAGAACCACTGTTTTTCGGCCGCAACTACTTCAACCTCTTGTGCGGATAATGAGGCTGCAGGTCCGCCTTTGGTGCTTTGACTGCGATATAGCGGAGTTTCTTCTAAAAGTGTAATTCGCTTAGGTGGTTCCATGTCAATTTCCCATGGATTTGGCCTGATCCACCGCGGTCCGAACATCGTCTCAATCTTCCAGGTGGCTGCA is drawn from Paenibacillus sp. V4I7 and contains these coding sequences:
- a CDS encoding DEAD/DEAH box helicase, which produces MSFQLTDGVIRLLCGRFSYEKGEAYYHERQVSFLIEDPETPLYEATVEGYNGTFLVTVEEDTNGEVIAHCTCPAYDPDDKYCEHIAAVLLNIHAIQQVPRVVGTAARPFGNPEGDRRLTSHILDLFGNIPQRPSRSQPFFDTRAVLELEITCKPFQYGYRKFMFGIEMKVGPKRLYIVQRLREFLDHIERREAYVFSKHFTYDPKLHSFQKEDDAVIRQLIEIYRNEQMYLETSTTYSVRANYLSGDRMLLVPPFSWTTFLPALTEAKSVKLEQHDRTFDGIRVSDEPIPLHFEFDQTEAEDFQLDVQGLEKITVMESYGIVLSEGKLMHMQAEPCKRLSELKQMLENSSKHQIQIPPAQMEPFMEKVIPGLMKLGSVHIAGAISDRIMRTPLKAKLYLDRVKDRLLAGLEFQYGDIVINPLEGNEQRRGTDRILMRDGDQERRILELMEQSPFAKTEGGYFMDSEDEEYEFLYHIVPQLEKLVTVYATSAVKTRLLTGHVPPRVKVDVDERTDWLEFKFDMEGIPESEVRNLLKSLGEKRKYHRLPDGALLPLESVEFQEIVRVMNEMGITKEDVKAAEIRLPLVRGLYLMDSERQGNTVKLGRTFRQLLENMRNPDNLDFTVPASLEAVLRDYQKYGFQWLKTLAQYSFGGILADDMGLGKTIQSIAFIVSVLPEIRKQALPAIIVAPASLVYNWLNELKKFAPEIRASIADGSREERSKILKHASQVDVLITSYPLLRRDIDLYTEQSFHTLILDEAQVFKNHTTQTAQAVKEIQAQYRFALTGTPVENRLEELWSIFDAVFPQLFPGRKAFNDLSRESVAKRVRPFLLRRLKSDVLKELPEKIESLQASELLPEQKKLYVAYLAELQQETLKHLNKDSFNKHRIKILAGLTRLRQLCCHPSLFVEDYAGSSAKFEQLMQIIEECRSAGKRVLIFSQFTAMLGMIGRDLGYQGVPYFYLDGKTPTAERVELCNKFNEGERDLFLISLKAGGTGLNLTGADTVILYDLWWNPAVEQQAADRAHRIGQKKVVQVIRLVAQGTVEDKMFELQQKKKNMIDEVIQPGQEALSALTEQEIREILMIG